One Owenweeksia hongkongensis DSM 17368 genomic region harbors:
- a CDS encoding response regulator, whose translation MSLSIMIVDNDQVNSFVLKNIITRNYGDADISMFPDGSDAIEHLAKLVDLKEDFPDVILLDIYMPIMNGFEFLERYTKVYSHKPTNVFAMSNSLSKEDQQQANEYSVVKGFITKPLIYNNIQFIIETYVEGKTSETDI comes from the coding sequence ATGTCACTATCCATTATGATCGTGGATAACGATCAGGTAAATAGCTTTGTACTTAAGAATATAATCACTCGCAATTACGGGGATGCAGATATTTCTATGTTTCCTGATGGTTCAGATGCGATAGAGCATTTGGCCAAACTTGTGGATCTGAAGGAGGATTTTCCGGATGTAATTCTTTTGGATATTTACATGCCAATAATGAATGGTTTTGAGTTTTTGGAGCGCTATACAAAAGTGTATAGTCACAAGCCTACTAATGTGTTTGCGATGAGTAATTCGCTAAGTAAGGAAGATCAGCAACAGGCAAATGAGTATTCCGTTGTGAAGGGATTTATCACTAAACCTTTAATATACAACAACATTCAGTTTATAATCGAGACGTATGTTGAAGGTAAGACTTCAGAAACTGATATTTAG
- the dtd gene encoding D-aminoacyl-tRNA deacylase has product MRIVLQRVTEASVNINGKEDRSIGQGFVILVGIEDADTNNDAIWLANKIANLRVFSDDEGKMNHSAIDVNGQLLIISQFTLHASTKKGNRPSYIKAAKPDKAIPLYEYFVERCKEHFPARVQTGEFGADMKVSLVNDGPVTICIDTQNKE; this is encoded by the coding sequence ATGCGAATTGTTCTCCAGCGGGTAACAGAAGCTTCCGTAAATATTAATGGAAAAGAAGACAGAAGCATTGGCCAAGGTTTTGTCATTTTGGTGGGAATAGAAGATGCTGACACAAACAATGATGCTATTTGGTTAGCTAACAAAATTGCCAACCTGCGCGTGTTTTCTGATGATGAAGGGAAGATGAACCACTCAGCCATTGATGTGAATGGACAGCTATTAATTATTAGCCAGTTTACTTTACATGCTTCCACCAAAAAAGGTAATCGCCCGAGCTATATAAAAGCAGCCAAACCAGATAAGGCAATCCCTTTATATGAATATTTTGTAGAGCGCTGTAAAGAGCATTTTCCGGCAAGGGTACAAACGGGTGAGTTTGGTGCAGACATGAAAGTAAGCCTGGTAAATGACGGGCCGGTGACCATTTGTATAGACACTCAAAATAAAGAATAA
- the pnuC gene encoding nicotinamide riboside transporter PnuC, producing MTNKGLKWLEGVAVVAGLSYTLLITYGYVWCWIAAIISSLLFLYICFIKRIYAESLLQAFYIFTSIYGWMHWNDSGGGISGSLSWSIHGMIILSGTALVIITGALLKKMTDAATPYIDSFTTVFSIFATLLMINLIPDNWWYWIVIDAVSVYLYYKRKLYFATALFVLYTLLAVNGLLEWTA from the coding sequence ATGACCAACAAAGGATTAAAGTGGCTGGAAGGAGTTGCTGTAGTTGCCGGACTTTCCTATACATTACTAATCACCTATGGCTATGTATGGTGCTGGATTGCAGCCATTATCAGCTCGCTGCTTTTCCTATACATCTGTTTTATTAAGCGAATTTATGCAGAGTCGCTACTTCAAGCCTTTTATATTTTCACTTCTATCTACGGGTGGATGCATTGGAATGATTCTGGAGGTGGAATATCCGGAAGCCTGAGTTGGTCCATCCACGGAATGATAATTTTATCAGGAACCGCTTTAGTTATAATCACTGGTGCTCTTTTAAAAAAAATGACAGATGCAGCTACTCCCTACATCGACTCCTTCACTACCGTTTTTAGCATTTTTGCCACCTTATTAATGATTAATCTAATCCCCGACAATTGGTGGTATTGGATAGTGATAGATGCTGTTTCGGTATACCTATACTACAAACGCAAGTTATATTTTGCCACAGCACTATTTGTACTTTACACCTTACTTGCCGTAAATGGATTACTAGAATGGACAGCTTAA
- the era gene encoding GTPase Era — MHKSGYVNIIGNPNVGKSTLMNSFLGEDLSIMTPKAQTTRHRILGLLNDENYQIVFSDTPGIIQPGYALQEHMMDFVQSTFEDADIFLFLTEPTEKPIKDERFLQKLQNTKVPVLLIINKIDLTDQQTLEKVVAHWGEQLPNAEIYPISALNDFNTEVLLDRILELLPEGPAYFSKEELSDKDERFFVSEMIREQMLKIYSKEIPYAVQVEVEEFKEEEKIIRIRSIIYVERDTQKSIVIGHQGKMIKRTGTDARIRMEAFFKKKVFLELFVKVRKNWRQSEDQLKRFGYR, encoded by the coding sequence ATGCACAAATCCGGATATGTAAACATTATTGGCAACCCTAATGTGGGAAAGTCTACGCTTATGAATTCTTTCTTAGGAGAGGATTTATCAATAATGACACCTAAAGCGCAAACCACCCGTCATCGTATTTTAGGTTTACTCAATGATGAAAACTATCAAATAGTTTTTTCGGACACCCCAGGAATTATTCAGCCTGGTTATGCTTTGCAAGAACACATGATGGACTTTGTGCAGTCTACTTTTGAGGATGCTGATATTTTTCTCTTTCTAACTGAGCCTACCGAAAAGCCAATAAAGGACGAGCGCTTTTTACAAAAGTTGCAAAACACTAAAGTTCCAGTACTTCTTATTATTAATAAAATCGACCTTACCGACCAGCAAACTCTAGAAAAGGTGGTAGCGCATTGGGGTGAGCAACTGCCCAATGCTGAAATTTACCCTATCTCGGCTTTAAATGATTTTAATACAGAAGTGTTACTGGATAGAATTTTAGAATTACTTCCAGAGGGGCCCGCTTATTTTTCAAAGGAAGAACTTAGCGATAAGGATGAGCGTTTTTTCGTTTCTGAAATGATTCGTGAGCAGATGCTGAAAATTTACAGCAAGGAGATTCCTTATGCTGTTCAAGTTGAGGTTGAAGAGTTTAAAGAAGAAGAAAAAATTATCAGAATTCGCTCTATTATTTATGTGGAGCGTGATACGCAGAAGTCTATTGTGATAGGTCATCAAGGGAAGATGATAAAGCGTACCGGTACCGATGCTCGAATTCGTATGGAAGCTTTCTTTAAGAAAAAGGTATTTCTTGAGCTATTTGTAAAAGTGCGCAAAAATTGGCGCCAGAGTGAGGATCAGCTTAAGCGCTTCGGTTACCGTTAA
- a CDS encoding PAS domain-containing sensor histidine kinase, producing MVATDRVYQLIAEHTTDLVCIHDLENTIRFATPSSKSILGFSSDDIIGRRLTDFLAPEFVSEMDFSTLTRFFDHPGSRIRYQVRHGNSNRLRWLESTFSRIEEGNKKYSLLSSTRDITESVHLTDDLMNALSTEQQLSRFKSNLYSVASHEFKTPLAVIQANIEMLKIKKSPKVIDMGLESMEEEIDRLNSMIADMLQLKKLTMGKTTLKLEDLSLMAIMEDVVKNDCTKAFPKINTTLSIAKGEECTVRGDYSLVRYIFSNLMVNACKFSKDNTPVKVSIAFEDNFAKIRIEDQGIGIPREDQASIFTSFYRATNVSNIQGTGVGLSIVKEFVDLHKGKISFESSPGEGSTFFIELPYTLDI from the coding sequence ATGGTCGCAACGGATAGGGTTTACCAATTAATAGCCGAGCACACCACGGACTTGGTGTGCATACATGATCTTGAAAACACGATAAGGTTTGCTACACCTTCTAGCAAGTCTATCCTGGGCTTTTCATCGGATGATATCATAGGCCGTAGGCTCACAGATTTTCTCGCGCCAGAATTCGTTAGTGAGATGGATTTCTCCACTTTAACCCGCTTTTTTGACCATCCCGGTTCACGTATTCGCTATCAAGTACGTCATGGGAATAGCAATCGTTTGCGATGGTTGGAGTCTACTTTTAGTAGAATTGAAGAAGGGAACAAAAAGTATAGTCTTTTAAGCAGTACACGAGATATTACAGAAAGTGTGCATCTAACTGATGATTTGATGAATGCTTTGAGCACTGAGCAACAGCTTTCTCGATTCAAATCAAATCTTTACTCAGTAGCTAGTCATGAGTTTAAAACACCTTTGGCCGTGATTCAAGCAAACATAGAAATGCTGAAGATTAAGAAAAGCCCAAAGGTGATTGATATGGGGTTGGAAAGCATGGAAGAGGAGATTGACCGGCTTAATAGCATGATAGCCGATATGCTCCAGCTAAAGAAGCTCACAATGGGTAAAACCACATTAAAGCTTGAAGACCTCAGTCTCATGGCTATAATGGAAGACGTTGTGAAAAACGATTGCACCAAGGCTTTTCCTAAAATAAACACAACGCTTTCTATTGCAAAAGGAGAGGAGTGTACTGTGCGGGGCGATTACTCATTGGTAAGATATATTTTTAGCAACTTGATGGTGAATGCCTGTAAGTTTTCAAAGGATAACACTCCCGTAAAGGTGAGTATTGCCTTTGAGGATAATTTTGCGAAAATTAGAATAGAAGACCAGGGCATTGGCATCCCCAGGGAAGACCAAGCCTCAATATTTACATCCTTTTATAGAGCAACGAATGTTAGCAATATACAAGGCACAGGAGTTGGTCTTTCCATTGTTAAGGAATTTGTAGATTTACACAAAGGGAAGATCAGTTTTGAGAGCTCGCCAGGAGAGGGGAGCACTTTTTTTATTGAATTACCTTACACTTTAGACATATGA
- a CDS encoding nucleotide pyrophosphohydrolase, translating into MSKGITEVQKIVDDWIKNHGVRYFNELTNMAQLTEEVGEVARIIARRYGEQSEKESDKNKDLGEELADVLFVTVCLANQTGVDLQAAFDKKMNIKTERDHDRHHGNEKLRS; encoded by the coding sequence ATGAGCAAGGGAATTACAGAAGTTCAAAAAATAGTTGACGACTGGATTAAGAATCATGGTGTTCGTTACTTCAACGAACTTACCAATATGGCCCAGCTAACTGAAGAAGTAGGTGAGGTAGCCCGCATTATTGCCCGTAGGTATGGCGAGCAAAGTGAAAAGGAAAGCGACAAAAATAAAGACCTTGGTGAGGAATTGGCCGATGTACTATTTGTTACTGTCTGCCTGGCCAACCAAACCGGTGTAGATCTTCAGGCGGCTTTTGATAAAAAGATGAACATAAAAACCGAGCGTGATCATGATCGACATCATGGGAATGAGAAGTTGAGAAGTTAG
- a CDS encoding response regulator transcription factor: MKKKVLIVEDNDKLRTTIATLLEDHFDISEAADGREGVDKARLNRPDLILSDIMMPETNGYELVDELKGNKSTSHIPIVLLTALSEDEKRIEGYNFGADDYIVKPFKFDVLLSRINNLLKTRDDLKRIYDKASPIHHEFGVKDPMLSHMEALLVNHFKFRNFSIPEIAELMNMTPSKLEREVKRLTGMTPIKYLNDFRLTKAKHMLTKGDLSIFEVSYALGFKSMSYFGKAYKEKFGIAPSKTSEI; this comes from the coding sequence ATGAAGAAAAAAGTACTCATTGTAGAAGATAACGACAAGCTACGTACTACAATTGCCACTTTGTTAGAAGATCATTTTGATATTTCAGAAGCTGCGGATGGTCGTGAAGGAGTGGATAAAGCTCGCCTTAATAGACCAGACTTAATTTTAAGTGATATCATGATGCCTGAAACCAATGGATATGAATTGGTGGATGAGCTGAAAGGAAATAAGTCAACCAGCCATATTCCTATTGTACTGCTTACTGCTCTAAGTGAAGATGAAAAGCGTATTGAGGGGTATAATTTTGGTGCTGATGATTATATCGTAAAGCCATTTAAGTTTGATGTTCTTCTGTCAAGAATAAACAACTTGCTTAAGACCAGAGATGATCTGAAGCGTATTTACGATAAGGCCTCACCAATTCACCATGAATTTGGGGTAAAGGATCCTATGCTTTCACATATGGAAGCATTGTTGGTAAATCACTTTAAGTTCAGAAACTTCAGTATCCCTGAAATTGCTGAGCTTATGAATATGACTCCATCCAAGCTTGAGCGCGAAGTGAAGCGCCTTACGGGGATGACTCCAATAAAATACCTCAATGACTTTAGATTGACCAAAGCAAAGCATATGCTTACCAAAGGTGATCTTAGTATTTTCGAAGTGTCTTATGCTTTAGGTTTTAAAAGTATGAGTTACTTTGGCAAAGCCTACAAGGAAAAATTTGGAATAGCTCCATCAAAAACGTCTGAAATATAA
- a CDS encoding TonB-dependent receptor, giving the protein MKKLIAFAALSALFLQTQAQTISGRVTSKTDGEPLPGATIVVQSTKAGVQSGTNGEFEIQLEKGKTYQLTASFVGFEPLTKEVIANENAIVNFALAEASELLEPVNISAVRAGKNVPIAKSNLSKTQIEERNEGRDMPFVLKDLPSTVVSSDAGTGIGYTGIRIRGSDISRINVTVNGIALNDPESHGVFWVNTPDLASSAQSIQVQRGVGTSTNGAGAFGASVNIKTSELSLKPYASADVTGGSFNTLKTNVRAGSGLLNDHWSIDARFSKINSDGFIDRATADLKSYYLSASYYSKKTSVQLIHFGGGEETYQAWWGVPEAKLNGDSAALYTHIINNGYDSQDSANLVNSNPRTYNYYTYDNETDNYKQDHYQLHVSHAFSEKLTANAALHYTWGRGYYEQYRKDDDLAHYGLDDVILGGDTVTSTDLIRRRWLNNNLIGTTYSLQADLNQLQLTFGGAYNKYIGDHYGEIIWAQYASNGDIRDRYYDNRTTKTDFNNYLKASYTVGKFTAYGDLQLRSVSYVANGIDEDGTTIDVDRSFTFFNPKAGVNYALNDQSRVYASVAVAHREPVRTDFLDAPVDLQPKAEELIDYEAGYELQTERAFFNANLFFMDYTNQLVLTGQLNDVGSPIRTNAPESYRAGIELVGSYIVNKYLQLGANFTFSQNKILNFTDYVVDYDNGGYQEENFKSTDISYSPNVIGGINITVKPIAGATIDWNTKYVGQQFMDNTSSESKSLDAFNVTDLRLGYNLPVKWVDRLNVHLLIANLFDQEYEPNGYTYSYIYGEKITENFYFPMAGINFMAGLSVDF; this is encoded by the coding sequence ATGAAGAAGCTAATTGCTTTTGCTGCATTGTCAGCACTGTTTCTGCAAACGCAGGCACAAACCATTTCCGGAAGGGTAACTTCCAAAACTGATGGCGAACCATTACCGGGTGCCACTATCGTTGTTCAATCTACCAAAGCAGGGGTACAAAGTGGTACCAATGGTGAGTTTGAAATTCAGCTCGAAAAGGGCAAAACCTATCAACTTACCGCCTCTTTCGTGGGATTTGAACCCCTGACCAAAGAAGTGATAGCCAATGAAAATGCCATTGTAAACTTTGCTTTAGCCGAAGCTTCTGAGCTTTTGGAGCCGGTAAACATTTCTGCCGTAAGAGCAGGAAAAAATGTACCTATTGCGAAGAGCAACCTCAGTAAAACGCAGATTGAAGAACGAAACGAAGGCCGAGATATGCCTTTCGTTCTCAAGGATTTGCCGAGTACGGTGGTGAGTTCGGATGCAGGAACTGGCATTGGCTACACGGGTATTCGAATTCGCGGCAGCGACATTAGCCGCATTAACGTTACCGTAAATGGGATCGCCCTGAATGACCCTGAATCGCATGGAGTCTTTTGGGTAAACACACCAGATCTAGCTTCTTCTGCGCAATCTATACAAGTGCAGCGTGGTGTAGGAACATCCACCAACGGAGCCGGTGCTTTTGGCGCCAGCGTAAACATAAAAACCAGCGAACTTAGCTTGAAGCCTTACGCTAGTGCGGATGTAACTGGAGGTTCATTCAACACATTAAAAACCAACGTGCGTGCAGGAAGCGGATTGCTAAATGATCATTGGAGCATTGATGCTCGTTTCTCAAAAATAAATTCAGACGGTTTTATTGATCGAGCTACTGCAGATCTTAAGTCTTACTATTTATCGGCTAGTTATTACTCTAAAAAAACCAGTGTACAGCTTATCCACTTTGGTGGTGGTGAGGAAACTTATCAGGCTTGGTGGGGAGTTCCTGAAGCCAAACTGAATGGCGATAGCGCTGCTTTGTACACACACATTATAAACAATGGGTATGACAGCCAGGATTCGGCCAACTTGGTAAATTCTAACCCCCGCACTTACAATTATTACACGTATGATAATGAAACGGACAACTACAAACAGGATCACTATCAACTTCATGTTTCTCACGCTTTTAGCGAAAAGCTTACCGCAAATGCTGCGCTGCATTATACCTGGGGGCGTGGCTATTATGAGCAATATCGCAAAGATGATGATTTAGCGCATTATGGTTTGGATGATGTGATTCTTGGTGGCGACACCGTTACCAGCACCGATCTTATCCGCAGACGCTGGTTGAACAATAATTTGATTGGAACCACCTATTCGCTTCAAGCGGATTTGAATCAACTCCAGTTGACTTTTGGCGGAGCGTATAACAAGTACATTGGCGACCACTATGGTGAAATCATTTGGGCGCAATACGCCAGCAATGGCGACATCCGTGACAGATATTATGACAATAGAACCACCAAAACAGATTTCAACAATTACCTAAAGGCCAGCTATACTGTTGGGAAGTTTACCGCTTACGGAGATTTACAGTTGAGATCGGTAAGCTATGTAGCCAATGGAATTGATGAAGATGGAACTACCATAGATGTTGACAGAAGCTTCACATTTTTCAATCCAAAAGCCGGGGTAAACTACGCTTTGAATGACCAAAGCCGAGTGTATGCATCTGTTGCTGTGGCGCATCGCGAGCCAGTTCGTACCGACTTCTTAGATGCACCTGTAGATCTTCAACCAAAAGCTGAAGAGCTGATTGACTATGAAGCTGGCTACGAATTACAAACCGAGCGTGCCTTCTTCAATGCTAATCTTTTCTTTATGGATTACACCAATCAGTTGGTGCTAACAGGTCAACTTAATGATGTAGGCTCTCCCATTCGCACCAATGCTCCTGAGAGCTATCGCGCAGGTATTGAGCTAGTGGGAAGTTATATTGTAAACAAGTATTTGCAGCTTGGAGCGAATTTCACCTTCAGTCAAAACAAGATTTTAAATTTCACAGACTACGTGGTGGATTATGACAATGGCGGGTACCAAGAAGAAAACTTTAAGAGTACCGACATTTCATATTCTCCAAATGTAATAGGTGGAATCAACATCACCGTGAAGCCAATAGCAGGAGCCACCATCGATTGGAACACGAAATATGTAGGTCAGCAATTTATGGACAACACCTCAAGTGAATCCAAAAGCCTGGATGCCTTTAACGTCACCGATCTACGTTTAGGTTATAATCTTCCGGTAAAATGGGTAGACCGTCTGAATGTACACCTTTTGATTGCCAACTTGTTTGATCAGGAATATGAGCCAAATGGCTATACCTACAGCTACATTTATGGTGAAAAGATTACTGAAAACTTCTATTTCCCTATGGCGGGCATCAACTTTATGGCGGGCTTGAGTGTAGATTTTTAG
- a CDS encoding phosphoglycerol geranylgeranyltransferase, with the protein MATKTIHNITEGYRQGKKRLAVLVDPDTPDSNALQTIIKKANEAEADFIFLGGSLLVKDALDECIDAIKSMTNIPVILFPGSIMQISGKADAMLFISLISGRNPELLIGSHVIAAPYIRQAKLETLATGYILVDSGRQTTASYMSGSAPVPHNKPEIAACTAMAGEMLGQKLIYMDGGSGADNPISAKMIGAVRKSVDLPIIIGGGIRDAETAVKICKAGADIVVVGNASEENPDLIKTIAEAVHNVSKP; encoded by the coding sequence ATGGCTACGAAAACAATCCATAATATCACCGAAGGTTACCGACAAGGTAAGAAGAGGCTAGCTGTGCTGGTAGACCCCGACACGCCTGACTCTAATGCCTTGCAAACCATCATCAAAAAGGCGAATGAAGCGGAAGCAGACTTCATCTTTTTGGGTGGAAGTTTGTTAGTAAAAGATGCATTAGACGAATGCATTGACGCCATAAAAAGCATGACTAACATTCCTGTCATCCTTTTTCCGGGAAGTATCATGCAGATTTCTGGCAAGGCTGATGCCATGCTTTTCATCTCCCTAATTTCGGGCAGAAACCCAGAACTTTTAATCGGCAGCCATGTAATTGCTGCACCATATATTAGGCAAGCAAAGCTTGAAACTCTTGCTACTGGCTACATTTTGGTAGACAGCGGCAGACAAACCACAGCTAGTTATATGAGCGGTAGCGCTCCTGTACCACACAACAAACCTGAGATTGCCGCATGTACCGCTATGGCAGGAGAAATGCTTGGCCAAAAACTCATCTACATGGACGGGGGCTCTGGAGCCGACAACCCCATCAGCGCAAAAATGATTGGAGCTGTTCGTAAGTCTGTGGATTTACCAATTATTATTGGAGGGGGTATTCGCGATGCAGAAACTGCTGTGAAAATTTGTAAAGCAGGCGCTGACATCGTTGTAGTTGGAAATGCGTCAGAAGAAAATCCGGATTTAATAAAGACGATTGCTGAAGCCGTTCACAACGTTTCAAAACCTTAG
- the ahcY gene encoding adenosylhomocysteinase: MSETAEKYIPYKVKDISLAEWGRKEIELAEAEMPGLMSLREEFGAEQPLKGARIAGCLHMTIQTAVLIETLTALGAEVTWSSCNIFSTQDHAAAAIAAAGIPVYAWKGMNDEEFDWCIEQTLWFGEERQPLNMILDDGGDLTNMVLDRYPELVDAIKGLSEETTTGVHRLYERMKKGTLPMPAINVNDSVTKSKFDNKYGCKESAVDAIRRATDIMLAGKRVIVCGYGDVGKGTAASFRGAGSIVTVTEIDPICALQAAMDGFEVKRLETVIGKADIVITTTGNKDIVAGRHFEAMKDKTIVCNIGHFDNEIDVSWLKTNHGNTHVNIKPQVDKYTVNGNDIILLAEGRLVNLGCATGHPSFVMSNSFTNQTLAQIELWKNSDKYNNEVYMLPKHLDEKVAELHLAKIGVELEKLSQEQADYIGVAVEGPYKPEYYRY; encoded by the coding sequence ATGAGCGAAACTGCAGAAAAATACATTCCTTACAAAGTTAAAGATATATCATTAGCCGAGTGGGGACGTAAAGAAATTGAATTAGCGGAAGCTGAAATGCCAGGACTAATGTCTTTGCGAGAAGAGTTTGGTGCTGAGCAGCCACTTAAAGGAGCTCGTATTGCCGGATGTCTTCACATGACTATTCAAACCGCTGTTCTTATTGAAACCTTAACAGCTCTTGGAGCAGAAGTTACCTGGTCTTCTTGTAACATTTTCTCTACGCAAGATCATGCTGCTGCTGCAATCGCTGCTGCAGGAATTCCGGTGTATGCATGGAAAGGTATGAATGATGAGGAGTTTGACTGGTGTATCGAGCAAACTCTTTGGTTTGGGGAAGAGCGTCAACCATTGAACATGATTTTGGACGATGGTGGTGATCTTACCAATATGGTGTTGGATCGTTATCCAGAACTAGTGGATGCAATCAAAGGACTTTCAGAAGAAACTACTACTGGTGTGCACCGTCTTTACGAAAGAATGAAGAAAGGCACTCTTCCAATGCCAGCTATCAACGTAAACGATTCTGTAACCAAGTCTAAGTTTGATAACAAATACGGTTGTAAAGAAAGCGCAGTTGATGCCATTAGAAGAGCAACCGACATTATGCTTGCTGGTAAGCGTGTGATTGTTTGCGGATACGGTGATGTAGGTAAGGGTACGGCAGCTTCTTTCCGTGGAGCTGGTTCTATCGTTACTGTTACTGAAATTGACCCAATCTGTGCATTGCAAGCTGCGATGGACGGATTTGAAGTGAAGCGTCTGGAGACTGTAATCGGAAAAGCGGATATCGTGATTACTACTACCGGTAATAAAGATATCGTAGCGGGTCGTCATTTTGAAGCGATGAAAGACAAGACTATTGTTTGTAACATCGGTCACTTTGATAATGAAATTGATGTTTCTTGGTTGAAAACCAATCACGGAAATACTCACGTTAATATTAAGCCACAGGTGGATAAGTACACTGTGAATGGTAATGATATTATCCTTCTTGCTGAAGGTAGATTGGTAAACCTAGGATGTGCTACAGGACACCCAAGTTTTGTAATGAGCAATTCATTTACAAACCAAACTTTGGCGCAAATTGAGCTTTGGAAAAACAGTGATAAATACAACAATGAAGTGTATATGTTGCCCAAGCACTTAGACGAAAAAGTTGCTGAATTACACTTAGCAAAAATCGGTGTGGAACTAGAGAAATTGAGTCAGGAGCAAGCTGATTATATTGGTGTTGCGGTTGAAGGGCCATACAAGCCAGAGTACTACAGGTACTAA
- a CDS encoding AAA family ATPase yields the protein MDSLKKIVISGPESTGKSWLTKKLGEHFQVPFADEYARHYLEKNGSAYDFDTLEKIIIGHKSHQQKAIQRAENLVFLDTDLLNFKIWEELVFGKTHDFIEKEIEKENDHIYLLTYPDIPWESDPLRENPDNRLELFELSLDLIKKLNRPYQVVKGDFDDRFENALSALEAFH from the coding sequence ATGGACAGCTTAAAAAAGATAGTAATCTCAGGGCCAGAGTCAACCGGAAAATCATGGCTCACCAAAAAACTAGGGGAGCATTTTCAAGTGCCCTTTGCAGATGAATATGCTCGTCATTATTTAGAAAAAAATGGCTCAGCGTATGATTTTGACACTCTTGAAAAAATTATAATAGGCCATAAATCGCATCAGCAAAAAGCAATTCAACGAGCTGAAAACCTGGTGTTTTTAGATACCGATTTACTTAATTTCAAAATTTGGGAAGAGCTTGTCTTTGGCAAAACGCATGACTTTATCGAGAAAGAAATTGAAAAGGAAAACGACCACATTTACCTTCTCACCTACCCAGACATTCCTTGGGAGAGTGACCCTCTCCGAGAAAATCCTGATAATCGCTTAGAGCTTTTTGAACTGAGTCTTGATTTGATAAAAAAATTAAATCGTCCGTATCAAGTTGTAAAAGGAGATTTTGATGATAGGTTTGAAAATGCTCTTTCAGCCCTCGAAGCATTTCACTAA
- a CDS encoding 4'-phosphopantetheinyl transferase family protein yields the protein MPLYQRFNISQSTSIIIWEIKETEEQLMDGIQMHPSDADRFQRFTNPKKRNEFLALRQCLIEYFEHNPAVHYNEDGKPFLKNGYHISFSHTDGFAGMIICDKNPVGIDLELFRDRIKRIAHKFLRKEEKKSIQNKTEVEHLTLYWGAKEVMVKITGNRRLNFISELSVKPFPYQPNCETSGTIKTDDYHKNIRLFFKSIESLHITYGWEIIA from the coding sequence ATGCCATTATATCAACGCTTTAATATCTCGCAATCAACGAGTATCATCATTTGGGAAATTAAAGAAACTGAAGAACAGCTTATGGATGGTATACAAATGCACCCATCCGATGCCGACCGATTCCAAAGATTTACCAATCCTAAAAAGCGAAATGAGTTTTTGGCTTTACGCCAATGCCTGATAGAGTATTTTGAGCACAACCCAGCCGTACACTACAATGAAGATGGAAAACCCTTCCTAAAAAATGGATACCATATTTCCTTTTCACATACTGATGGATTTGCAGGAATGATAATTTGTGATAAAAATCCAGTAGGAATTGACCTTGAACTTTTTAGAGACCGTATAAAAAGAATAGCTCACAAGTTTTTGCGTAAAGAAGAAAAGAAATCCATTCAAAATAAAACTGAGGTAGAGCATTTAACCCTTTACTGGGGAGCCAAAGAAGTGATGGTAAAGATTACGGGAAACCGTAGGTTGAACTTTATTAGCGAGTTATCCGTTAAACCTTTTCCATACCAACCTAATTGCGAAACTTCAGGCACTATAAAAACCGATGACTATCACAAAAACATAAGGCTTTTCTTTAAAAGCATTGAAAGCCTACACATTACATATGGGTGGGAAATCATAGCTTAG